From Nicotiana tabacum cultivar K326 chromosome 22, ASM71507v2, whole genome shotgun sequence, one genomic window encodes:
- the LOC107788591 gene encoding transmembrane 9 superfamily member 7, giving the protein MGHRVSRRLTAICLSLLFFVSSTHSFYLPGVAPRDFHTGDPLSVKVNKLSSTKTQLPYDYYYLKYCKPTKILNSAENLGEVLRGDRIENSVYTFQMRQEQSCQVVCRQKLDAESAKNFKEKIDDEYRVNMILDNLPVAVRRQRRDGSQSTTYEHGFRVGFKGNYAGSKEEKYFINNHLSFQVMYHNDPETDTARIVGFEVTPNSINHEYKEWNDKNPQVSTCNENTKNLIQGTAIPQEVDTDKEVVFTYDVSFKESDVKWASRWDTYLLMNDDQIHWFSIINSLMIVLFLSGMVAMIMMRTLYRDIANYNQLETQDEAQEETGWKLVHGDVFRPPINSGLLCVYVGTGVQILAMTLVTMIFALLGFLSPSNRGGLMTATVLLWVFMGLLAGYTSARLYKMFKGTEWKRITLKTAFMFPGILFAIFFVLNALIWEERSSGAVPFGTMFALVCLWFGISVPLVFVGSYLGYKKPAIEDPIKTNKIPRQIPEQAWYMRPAFSILIGGILPFGAVFIELFFILTSIWLNQYYYIFGFLFIVFLILIITCAEIAVVLCYFQLCSEDYHWWWRAYLTAGSSALYLFLYSIFYFFTKLEITKLVSAILYFGYMLIASYAFFVLTGTIGFYACFWFVRKIYSSVKID; this is encoded by the exons ATGGGTCACCGAGTATCCCGCCGGCTGACCGCCATCTGCCTCTCTCTTCTCTTCTTCGTCTCGTCAACACACTCCTTCTATCTCCCCGGCGTTGCTCCTCGCGATTTTCACACT GGTGATCCACTTTCTGTTAAAGTGAACAAGCTGTCATCTACCAAGACACAACTTCCCTATGACTATTACTACCTGAAGTACTGCAAACCTACAAAAATTTTGAATAGTGCAGAGAATTTGGGGGAGGTTCTTCGAGGGGACCGCATAGAGAATTCAGTTTATACT TTCCAAATGAGACAAGAACAGTCATGCCAAGTGGTGTGTCGGCAAAAACTTGATGCCGAATCTGCAAAGAACTTCAAGGAAAAAATTGATGATGAATACAGAGTCAATAT GATTTTGGATAACCTTCCTGTTGCTGTTCGTAGACAGAGGCGGGATGGAAGTCAGTCAACTACTTATGAGCATGGTTTCCGCGTTGGTTTCAAGGGGAATTATGCTGGG AGCAAAGAGGAGAAATATTTTATAAACAACCACTTAAGCTTTCAAGTCATGTACCACAACGATCCTGAAACTGATACTGCTCGTATTGTTGGATTTGAAGTCACTCCAAACAG CATTAATCACGAATACAAGGAGTGGAATGACAAGAACCCTCAAGTGTCAACATGCAACGAGAATACAAAAAATTTGATACAAGGTACCGCTATTCCACAGGAAGTAGATACAGATAAGGAGGTTGTATTCACATATGATGTTTCTTTCAAG GAAAGCGATGTAAAGTGGGCTTCTCGTTGGGATACATACCTTCTCATGAATGATGATCAGATTCACTGGTTTTCCATCATAAATTCTCTTATGATTGTCCTTTTCCTGTCCGGTATGGTTGCCATGATCATGATGAGAACTTTGTACAGAGATATTGCGAACTATAATCAATTGGAAACACAAGATGAAGCTCAAGAAGAAACAGGATGGAAGCTTGTTCATGGAGATGTTTTCCGTCCTCCAATTAATTCTGGATTACTGTGTGTTTATGTCGGGACCGGTGTTCAAATACTTGCAATGACACTAGTCACAATGATCTTTGCTCTGCTAGGTTTCTTGTCACCTTCCAACCGCGGTGGACTAATGACTGCCACGGTTCTGTTATGGGTTTTCATGGGCTTGTTGGCTGGGTATACTTCTGCACGTCTATACAAAATGTTCAAGGGAACAGAGTGGAAAAGGATTACCTTGAAAACTGCTTTCATGTTCCCTGGTATACTTTTTGCCATCTTCTTCGTATTGAATGCTCTCATCTGGGAAGAGCGATCTTCTGGGGCAGTGCCATTTGGAACCATGTTTGCTCTTGTTTGCTTATGGTTTGGAATCTCGGTCCCCTTAGTGTTTGTCGGAAGCTACCTTGGATATAAAAAGCCAGCCATTGAAGACCCTATTAAGACGAACAAAATCCCTAGGCAAATACCAGAGCAAGCATGGTACATGAGACCAGCTTTTTCTATACTTATTGGGGGTATTCTCCCATTTGGAGCTGTTTTCATTGAGCTGTTCTTCATCTTGACCTCCATATGGCTGAACCAGTACTACTATATCTTTGGTTTCCTTTTCATCGTTTTTCTGATCTTGATAATCACATGTGCCGAGATAGCCGTCGTGCTCTGTTACTTCCAGTTGTGCAGTGAAGACTATCATTGGTGGTGGAGAGCTTATCTTACTGCTGGATCCTCTGCTTTATACCTGTTCCTCTACtccatcttctatttcttcaccAAGTTGGAAATCACAAAGTTGGTTTCAGCAATCTTGTATTTTGGCTATATGTTGATTGCATCATATGCCTTCTTTGTGTTAACAGGAACAATTGGATTCTATGCTTGCTTCTGGTTTGTTCGAAAGATCTACTCCTCGGTGAAGATCGACTGA